The sequence below is a genomic window from Fusobacterium varium.
AGTGAAAAGGATATATTTATCTGTGGTGGATATACAATCTATAAATATTATCTAGAAAATTATGAGATTGATGAGATCTATATCTCAAAATTAAAATCTCATGTTGAAGTAGCACCTGCTTCTAACCCACTATATTTCCCAGATGTAGAAAAATTTGGTTATAAATTAGTTTCTTCTACTGAATACAATGATTTTACTGCAACAATTTATAAAAAATAAGAGGGGTAGATTTTCTACCCCTGATTTTTTAATATTTAAAAATATGTAGCTCCTTTTCTCCTCTATTTATATCTATAAATCCTGTTTTACCATAGAATAAAACTCCATCTAATAGATATGTTTTCTTTTGAGCTGCTACCTCTCTAGTAGAGTTAAAGAATATTATCTCTCTATCTTCTGAAATTTTTACTCTAATAGCTTTAGCCTCATCTTCACCAACTAAATCTAAATTTCCTCTTCTAACTTGAATTTTTTCAACTTCTAAATTCTCTGGTGATATTACTGTAAATAAGATTGTATTTTCTACAAATGAAGTTTCACTTTCTATTCTAGTAGATTTTTGTAGTGTATTATACTCTTTTGAAATTTGTATATCTTTCCTACTTAATTTTACACTGTCACTCCATTTCATATGAAGAGTATTCTCTTTTTTCAAGATTACATGATTTTCTTCTAACTCAGCTTTAACATCTAAATCTAGATTAAAAAATTGTTTGTAGCTATGCTCTCCTCTTGTTAAAAATTCATCTATAACTACCCATAAATCTGGTTTAATATAGAATATTTTTCTATTTGATACAGCAGGAATAGGTTGATCTAAATATCCTAAATGTCCACCCTCTACATAATCAAATTTATCATTAAATTTATACATTGAATTTAATGGAAGAGGTGTTTTTCCAATTCCCCAAGAGCCATTAAATTTTGAAAACAGTTGATTATCCATTATTATTGTATTATGTGAGTAGTTATTTTTTAACTTTATTCTAGTTTCATCTCCCTCTACATAAGTATATCTTCCTGAGTCAATAAGAAAATCTTCTCCTCTATAAGTTAAATTAAAATGTAACATATCACCATGTCCATGTCCACTTCCTATTGATCCACAAGTAAACCATAGATAATTTCCCTTTTCATCAAAAGAGTCACGTAAATAGAAATTCCCACTATTTTGTAAAGCTACTGATGTATAATCTGGTTTTTTAGCTTGTAATTTCGAATAGTTCTCTATACTTTTTTTATCTAATTCCCAAATTGATTCAAAATCTATCTCTTCAAATCCACCAAATTTAAGCTTCTCATCTTCTAAAACTGCTGCACATCTTGTAATTATATCTCTTAAATCTGTATCGTCACTATCCCCTTGCATTGGTTGATGATGGTTTGGTTTTTTCATAGCAAAGTTTGAAAATCCTATTTTTCTTATACTTTCTCTAATAAATTGAGGAATCTCCATATTATGATGTTTAAATTGTACTGCTGTTTCTAAAAGACAATTTAAAACTTCATTTTGATACATAGGAGATTGTTCCCAATGAACTCCATCTGGAAGTATTTGAATTTTACATTGATGTTCCAATCTTTTTAGTGGAACTGTAAAATAATCTGTATCTAATTTCCCGTAGTAAAAAGCAAAAGTTATCAATCCACAATTTTGAAGAACTCCCCAGTTACTTAAAGTTCTAAAATCATCATAGATCTCAAGGAGAATATCACATTGTTCCTTTAAAGAGTTATATACTTTCTCTTTAAAATCTTCATCAAATTTATACTCTCTTTCAAATAGCTCCATTGTTTTTATCCAGTTAATACATCTAAGCCCCATCTCTATTGTACGAGCACAATCTTTAAATTCTGGATTGGTAAGTTCAACACTATCTATCCAAGAGTTCATCTGTCTTATAAATGTAGTTAGATATTTTTCATCCTTTGTTAAAAGATAAGCTTTACCTAAAAAAGTCCAATATTTATGTCTATTTAGCATAAATGCCCATTCTTCATCTTCAAAAGGAATCTTATTCCATTGAATCTCTCCATCAAATTTTACAGGTATATTACAAGCTTCCATATCCCATTTGTGATTAAAGATAA
It includes:
- a CDS encoding heparinase II/III family protein — protein: MDMTKELLLQTADMICDNTFIFNHKWDMEACNIPVKFDGEIQWNKIPFEDEEWAFMLNRHKYWTFLGKAYLLTKDEKYLTTFIRQMNSWIDSVELTNPEFKDCARTIEMGLRCINWIKTMELFEREYKFDEDFKEKVYNSLKEQCDILLEIYDDFRTLSNWGVLQNCGLITFAFYYGKLDTDYFTVPLKRLEHQCKIQILPDGVHWEQSPMYQNEVLNCLLETAVQFKHHNMEIPQFIRESIRKIGFSNFAMKKPNHHQPMQGDSDDTDLRDIITRCAAVLEDEKLKFGGFEEIDFESIWELDKKSIENYSKLQAKKPDYTSVALQNSGNFYLRDSFDEKGNYLWFTCGSIGSGHGHGDMLHFNLTYRGEDFLIDSGRYTYVEGDETRIKLKNNYSHNTIIMDNQLFSKFNGSWGIGKTPLPLNSMYKFNDKFDYVEGGHLGYLDQPIPAVSNRKIFYIKPDLWVVIDEFLTRGEHSYKQFFNLDLDVKAELEENHVILKKENTLHMKWSDSVKLSRKDIQISKEYNTLQKSTRIESETSFVENTILFTVISPENLEVEKIQVRRGNLDLVGEDEAKAIRVKISEDREIIFFNSTREVAAQKKTYLLDGVLFYGKTGFIDINRGEKELHIFKY